The following coding sequences lie in one Silene latifolia isolate original U9 population chromosome 5, ASM4854445v1, whole genome shotgun sequence genomic window:
- the LOC141656532 gene encoding putative disease resistance protein RGA1 — MAFGTVLSVAQTLFAALQCSQIKEMWPMFGYKSELMKLQQTVSTIKAVLIDAETKKVLSHEAQLYIEELKEAVFDADDLFDEFVTLAEQNRLTIEGGKLSKKVRLFFCRFKHLCLGKMSQTRLQKVSHKLDAISSNHRKFGFSNESDQSSKRRREDSCSHVYAADIIGREVDVENIVSILLNSDVEEDVSFLSIVGVGGLGKTALAQLLFNDERVSSAFSVKLWTCVADHDHETEQLDFVSILANVLESATGRRPQLGCSLDSVQKRLRAHLAGKRFILVLDDVWNENRDEWVKLAGYLTGGRRGSWVLVTTRSKETGRVIGNGRTYELQGLSKENSWKLFQRTAFGQGTLPDEFVRIGQDIVEGCANVPLAVRVVGSLLYGQRKSKWVSFQQNGLANVSGFENNDIMPILKLSYNYLKSPLKSCFSYCALFPKDFEIDKETLMGLWMAQGYITPSESGYSIEDVAEHYFFILLRRCFFQDVKKDEYGEIVSCKVHDLMHDIAKEVSAKEICEVNPNTEKNLKVSKAIRHFAVRGHKFMNNFSVRTHIRTYFQVSKVGGMIHVEKLLANCPSLRTLDLRSAGVVILPNSIGMLVHLRYLDLSFNPKLKLLPKSITKLLNLQTLNLLGCRGLKVLPKDLSKLVKLRVFDVKDCFLPLYMPSNFGRLTCLQKLDRFGMGDLNPNGKKRFAELEDLKALVNLKGSLGLQIRLHPSAPYIAKGGAYLSTLEHLSGVEIWYLRTNIPEEVMDKEAIIEYEEATVEYEEAILEDLQPHSNLKYLRLVEYNGRKLPSWAWEHNLASFLPNLIRVEFKECMGLHYLPWLGLLQSLKFLRLEILPNLEYLTNSIPESDMETVSLFPCLEHLYLENLPRLKGWWPRTNAGEGDCEVSSSPCLPQLKGLWIYECPGMATIPLCPRVEDLRIYDADRSLELKTLDRDMSKTCPREMRVTTGNVELLKLVPVGNFQCLKEMRIESDYKLKSLSEVEDLFKTCLSSLQCLEIWRCPKLRSLFGGLEHLTGLQKLHIRKSAGLLNNDDNGGVPWGNLAPTLQSLKLEDLPHLVNLPNEMQHLTSLESLLIVDCKGLLSVPDWMPNLTSLQKLEVRRGCTELKGRCTQLTGTSLTF, encoded by the coding sequence ATGGCTTTTGGGACAGTGTTATCTGTAGCTCAAACCCTCTTTGCCGCGCTACAATGTTCACAGATCAAAGAAATGTGGCCTATGTTCGGTTACAAATCCGAGCTTATGAAACTCCAACAAACCGTGTCCACTATTAAAGCAGTTCTAATAGATGCCGAAACTAAGAAAGTGTTGTCCCATGAGGCACAACTCTATATTGAGGAGCTTAAGGAAGCGGTTTTTGATGCCGATGATCTGTTTGACGAGTTTGTCACCCTTGCGGAGCAAAATCGTCTGACAATCGAGGGTGGCAAGTTATCCAAAAAGGTTCGTCTTTTCTTTTGCCGTTTTAAGCATCTTTGTTTAGGAAAAATGTCGCAGACAAGACTTCAGAAGGTTAGCCATAAACTCGATGCTATTTCGAGTAATCATCGCAAGTTTGGTTTTAGTAATGAGAGTGATCAGAGTAGCAAGCGTAGAAGGGAAGACAGTTGCTCCCATGTCTACGCTGCTGATATTATTGGAAGGGAGGTTGATGTCGAGAATATTGTAAGCATACTGCTAAACTCTGATGTCGAAGAAGATGTTTCTTTTCTTTCTATTGTGGGAGTCGGAGGTCTAGGAAAAACCGCACTTGCCCAACTTTTATTTAATGATGAAAGGGTTTCGAGTGCTTTTTCAGTGAAATTATGGACTTGTGTCGCTGATCATGATCACGAGACAGAACAACTGGACTTTGTAAGTATTCTAGCTAATGTTCTAGAGTCGGCTACTGGTAGGAGGCCGCAATTAGGGTGTTCGTTGGATAGTGTACAGAAAAGACTTAGGGCACATCTTGCAGGAAAAAGGTTTATTCTTGTGTTGGATGATGTATGGAATGAAAATCGCGATGAATGGGTTAAGTTAGCTGGATACTTGACTGGAGGTCGAAGAGGGAGTTGGGTTTTGGTCACTACAAGATCTAAAGAGACGGGTAGAGTAATAGGAAATGGTCGTACTTATGAGTTGCAAGGTCTGTCTAAAGAAAACTCGTGGAAATTATTTCAGAGGACGGCCTTTGGACAAGGAACCCTTCCAGATGAGTTTGTCCGAATTGGCCAAGATATTGTGGAAGGGTGTGCTAATGTCCCTCTCGCTGTAAGAGTGGTCGGAAGTCTTTTATATGGCCAACGCAAGTCTAAGTGGGTATCATTTCAACAGAACGGACTGGCAAATGTTAGCGGTTTTGAGAATAATGACATCATGCCTATATTGAAGTTGAGTTATAATTATCTCAAGTCTCCGTTAAAGAGTTGTTTTAGCTATTGTGCGCTCTTCCCCAAGGACTTTGAGATAGATAAGGAGACGTTGATGGGTCTTTGGATGGCACAAGGATATATCACTCCGTCAGAGAGTGGTTATAGCATAGAAGATGTAGCTGAACATTACTTCTTCATTCTGCTACGTAGATGTTTTTTCCAAGATGTTAAAAAAGATGAATATGGTGAGATCGTATCTTGTAAAGTACATGATCTCATGCACGATATTGCTAAGGAAGTATCCGCGAAGGAGATATGTGAAGTAAATCCCAACACTGAGAAGAATCTGAAAGTTAGCAAAGCAATTCGCCATTTTGCTGTGCGAGGACACAAATTCATGAATAACTTTTCCGTCAGGACTCATATTCGGACATATTTCCAAGTTAGCAAGGTTGGTGGCATGATACACGTCGAAAAATTACTAGCAAACTGCCCTTCCCTACGGACATTGGATTTGAGGAGCGCAGGAGTTGTGATTTTACCGAACTCAATAGGCATGTTGGTTCATCTGAGGTATTTGGATCTTTCATTTAATCCAAAACTGAAATTGCTTCCAAAATCAATCACAAAACTGCTCAATTTGCAGACTTTAAATTTGCTCGGGTGTAGAGGCTTGAAAGTATTGCCGAAAGATTTGAGTAAGCTGGTTAAGCTTAGGGTATTTGATGTTAAAGACTGTTTTTTGCCTCTGTACATGCCTTCGAACTTTGGCAGATTGACCTGTCTTCAGAAGCTAGATAGGTTTGGAATGGGTGACCTAAATCCAAACGGAAAGAAACGCTTTGCTGAACTTGAAGATTTAAAAGCTCTGGTTAACCTGAAAGGAAGTCTCGGACTGCAAATTCGTTTACACCCAAGTGCACCTTATATTGCTAAGGGCGGAGCATATTTGAGTACGTTGGAACACCTCAGTGGGGTCGAGATTTggtatttacgtactaatatccCTGAGGAAGTCATGGACAAGGAAGCCATAATTGAGTATGAGGAGGCCACAGTCGAGTACGAGGAGGCCATTTTGGAAGACCTACAACCACATTCTAATCTCAAGTATTTAAGGCTTGTTGAGTACAATGGTAGGAAATTGCCGAGTTGGGCATGGGAGCATAACTTGGCAAGTTTTCTTCCTAATCTTATTAGGGTTGAATTCAAAGAGTGTATGGGATTGCATTACCTTCCCTGGCTCGGGTTGCTGCAGTCTCTGAAATTTCTCCGACTTGAAATATTGCCAAATTTGGAGTACCTGACTAATTCAATCCCTGAGTCAGATATGGAAACAGTTTCTCTGTTTCCTTGCCTTGAACATCTTTATTTGGAAAACTTGCCGAGGTTGAAAGGATGGTGGCCAAGAACAAATGCAGGGGAGGGCGATTGTGAAGTATCGTCCTCCCCTTGTCTTCCTCAACTCAAAGGATTGTGGATATATGAGTGTCCGGGAATGGCAACTATTCCCCTATGTCCTCGCGTGGAGGACCTCAGAATCTACGATGCTGACAGAAGTCTAGAGCTGAAAACACTAGATAGAGATATGTCTAAAACTTGTCCTAGGGAAATGAGAGTGACGACAGGAAATGTTGAATTGCTGAAATTAGTACCAGTAGGAAATTTCCAGTGTCTGAAGGAGATGAGAATCGAGTCGGACTATAAGCTCAAGAGTTTGTCAGAAGTCGAGGACTTGTTCAAAACCTGCTTGTCCTCCCTTCAATGCCTAGAAATTTGGAGATGCCCGAAACTCAGGAGTTTATTTGGAGGGTTGGAGCATCTGACAGGCTTGCAGAAGTTACATATACGCAAGAGTGCTGGTCTGCTAAACAACGATGATAATGGTGGCGTACCATGGGGCAACCTTGCTCCCACACTTCAATCATTGAAGCTGGAGGATCTTCCACATCTGGTAAATCTTCCTAATGAGATGCAGCACTTGACCTCGCTCGAGTCTCTTTTGATTGTTGATTGCAAGGGGTTATTGTCAGTGCCGGACTGGATGCCTAACCTCACATCACTCCAGAAACTCGAGGTCAGGCGTGGTTGTACGGAACTGAAGGGAAGATGTACACAGCTCACTGGCACATCCCTGACATTTTAA